A single genomic interval of Coccidioides posadasii str. Silveira chromosome 1, complete sequence harbors:
- the SWI6 gene encoding transcriptional regulator swi6 (EggNog:ENOG410PGG6~COG:K~BUSCO:1661at33183) — protein sequence MSASQSSVAPPNGPPLSRSHRTSFSASQPPASGPAASPPPPASQQSNMSVSFSNGGGGGRLMESRSFGGYGDNSGHGFYNGNYRPQIYTAVYSNVSVYEMEVNGVAVMRRRSDSWLNATQILKVAGVVKARRTKTLEKEVVSGEHEKVQGGYGKYQGTWVSYQRGVELCRRYHVEDLLRPLLEYDMGQDGVSQAGQGAIDTPTKEQAMAAQRKRLYYGMDSQSSSSHGTFFQSISRTAASAVSAINKARFDSPASRGPDSRQPSAMRRSSQMSSQESHIPLGSQQSMYSVASDSGFASNMQPSQRSMVDHGEETQEPPRKRMRSCSSLQPRSFNASMNDPTPTEPSESFYEQIEAQTDGASDYAHGLKPLPAATTPERYQKMKLIMTLFLDKRAKDFSTHPAFLTLSSEDLEIPLDEYLNSALHWAAMLARMPLLHALVAKGVSIHRLNAAGETALQKAVGTRNNLDYRTFSKLLQVLAPTIEIIDHHGRTVLHHIAMMAATGGDGHVAAKHYLECLLEFIVRHGGPSNSQQSAVNGANNVLGPQSMEIIGLGRFMSDMVNIQDDKGDTALNLAGRARTILVPQLLEVGASPHIPNHTGLRPADYGVGVDMVNSGGQGQLNGDANDSFSNQLARTKKDILNSTIVQITSAIEESFSMVDKDLSDDLSQKQQEFDHWHAKIRESARLRQIEQNELDEIKRRARERVELQRQTRNLEQSADELAATLKEMQAVDASDGNAGGNSKRKAIFDADKFYALFPDTFDPSSELSDEQKSYLLEQPSPDQLQTLLEAYEEHNKNINEEIEVLKSKNVVLGEQYRRMVMACTGWSAEQVDAAAEGLMECVKDLNQDPMSEEMALEILMQDRGQDW from the exons ATGTCGGCTTCGCAGAGCAGTGTCGCTCCGCCAAATGGACCGCCCTTGTCGCGATCGCACCGAACATCCTTTAGTGCCTCTCAGCCTCCGGCCTCCGGCCCAGCCGCATCGCCTCCTCCGCCAGCCTCGCAACAATCGAACATGTCCGTTAGTTTCTCGAACGGTGGTGGAGGCGGTAGGCTGATGGAAAGCCGCAGCTTCGGAGGCTATGGAGATAATAGTGGGCATGGGTTCTATAACGGGAACTACAGACCTCAAATCTACACG GCTGTTTACTCCAACGTCTCAGTTTATGAAATGGAAGTCAACGGCGTTGCGGTAATGCGACGACGGTCTGATTCGTGGTTGAATGCGACGCAGATCCTCAAAGTCGCAGGTGTTGTTAAGGCACGTCGTACGAAAACCTTGGAAAAAGAGGTTGTGTCCGGCGAGCATGAGAAGGTTCAGGGCGGCTATGGAAAATATCAAGGTACCTGGGTTAGCTATCAGAGGGGGGTGGAGCTTTGCCGGCGATACCATGTGGAAGATCTTTTACGCCCGCTGCTTGAATATGACATGGGTCAGGATGGTGTAAGCCAAGCGGGACAGGGCGCAATCGACACTCCAACAAAAGAGCAAGCTATGGCGGCTCAGAGAAAACGACTCTACTATGGCATGGATAGCCAAAGCTCCTCGTCCCATGGCACGTTCTTCCAGAGTATTTCGCGCACAGCGGCCAGTGCTGTGAGTGCTATCAACAAGGCACGATTCGACTCTCCAGCCAGCCGAGGTCCCGATTCTCGACAACCTAGCGCGATGAGAAGGTCATCACAGATGAGTAGCCAAGAATCACACATTCCCCTTGGTAGCCAGCAGAGTATGTACAGCGTTGCGTCTGATAGTGGCTTCGCAAGCAACATGCAGCCTAGTCAGCGGAGCATGGTAGATCACGGAGAAGAAACCCAAGAACCTCCGCGAAAACGAATGCGCTCGTGCTCGTCCTTACAACCACGGTCATTCAATGCTTCTATGAACGATCCGACGCCGACTGAGCCAAGTGAATCGTTCTACGAGCAGATTGAAGCCCAAACCGATGGTGCTAGCGATTATGCTCACGGTCTGAAACCTTTACCGGCGGCCACCACCCCAGagagatatcagaagatgaagCTTATCATGACCCTATTTCTGGACAAACGCGCAAAGGATTTCTCTACTCATCCTGCCTTCCTTACGTTGTCTAGCGAAGATCTGGAAATCCCACTTGATGAATATCTTAACAGCGCCCTACACTGGGCTGCTATGCTTGCTCGTATGCCATTGCTCCACGCTCTGGTTGCCAAAGGAGTCAGCATACATCGACTTAACGCTGCCGGTGAGACGGCGCTTCAAAAGGCCGTCGGCACGAGAAACAATCTTGACTATCGGACATTTTCAAAACTCTTACAAGTGCTTGCTCCGACCATCGAAATAATTGACCATCATGGACGGACGGTCTTGCATCATATTGCGATGATGGCTGCAACAGGAGGTGATGGCCATGTTGCTGCAAAGCACTACTTGGAATGTCTCCTTGAATTTATAGTACGTCATGGAGGTCCCTCCAATAGCCAGCAAAGTGCTGTGAACGGTGCCAATAATGTTTTGGGCCCCCAGAGCATGGAGATAATAGGTCTAGGGAGGTTCATGTCCGATATGGTAAACATCCAGGATGATAAAGGGGACACTGCATTAAATCTTGCTGGAAGGGCTCGCACTATTCTTGTTCCCCAGCTTCTGGAAGTTGGCGCAAGTCCTCATATACCTAACCACACTGGGCTTAGGCCCGCCGACTATGGAGTTGGTGTGGATATGGTTAATAGTGGTGGACAAGGCCAGCTGAACGGTGATGCAAACGATTCTTTCAGTAACCAACTTGCAAGAACAAAAAAGGATATTCTCAACT CCACTATTGTGCAGATAACCTCTGCCATCGAGGAATCCTTCAGTATGGTGGATAAAGATCTGTCCGATGACCTGAGCCAGAAGCAACAGGAGTTTGACCACTGGCACGCGAAGATACGTGAAAGCGCAAGACTTCGGCAAATAGAGCAAAACGAATTAGACGAGATAAAGCGAAGAGCCCGTGAACGCGTCGAACTTCAGAGACAGACACGGAACCTCGAACAATCGGCGGATGAGCTCGCTGCAACGTTAAAGGAAATGCAGGCCGTGGACGCGAGTGATGGAAATGCTGGTGGCAATTCGAAGAGAAAAGCTATATTTGATGCTGACAAGTTCTACGCGTTATTCCCTGACACGTTTGATCCTTCGAGCGAACTCTCCGACGAACAAAAGTCGTACCTACTGGAGCAACCTTCGCCTGACCAACTCCAAACACTTCTCGAAGCCTACGAAGAACATAATAAAAACATTAATGAAGAAATCGAGGTCCTCAAGTCTAAAAACGTTGTTCTTGGTGAACAGTACCGGCGCATGGTCATGGCGTGTACAGGATGGTCTGCTGAGCAAGTGGATGCGGCTGCGGAGGGGTTGATGGAGTGCGTGAAGGATTTGAATCAAGACCCTATGTCGGAAGAAATGGCGCTCGAGATTCTTATGCAGGACCGTGGCCAAGATTGGTGA